A part of Amycolatopsis lurida genomic DNA contains:
- a CDS encoding N(5)-(carboxyethyl)ornithine synthase: protein MDQLTLGVISRSRKENEWRLPIHPRHLERIDPGIRERIFLENGYGERFGIPDDDLAPLVGAMRSRERLIADCDVILLAKPLAEDLAELRPGQTLWGWPHCVQDDKLTQLAIDRKLTLIAFEAMNHWRGDGSFGLHVFHKNNELAGYSSVLHALQLIGSTGDYGRRLRAVVIGFGATARGSVTALNAHGIHDVHVLTHRGVTAVGSPIHSANIVHLDHDLKGPADLRRSHAITEDGRVPLAEFLAGHDVVVNCVLQDPKAPLTFLVEEDLAVFRHGSLVVDVSCDEAMGFSWAKPTTFTEPTFQVRGVTYYAVDHSPSYLWDSATWEISGALLPHLERVLAGRTAWAADPTLDRAIEISEGTIRNPDILAFQHRSPEYPHAHR, encoded by the coding sequence GTGGACCAACTCACTCTCGGCGTCATTTCCCGCTCGCGAAAAGAAAACGAGTGGCGGCTTCCGATCCATCCGCGCCATCTCGAGCGGATCGACCCCGGTATCCGTGAACGCATCTTTCTCGAAAACGGCTACGGCGAACGCTTCGGCATCCCGGACGACGACCTCGCGCCCCTGGTCGGGGCGATGCGTTCCCGTGAACGACTGATCGCGGACTGCGACGTCATTCTCCTCGCCAAACCGCTCGCGGAAGACCTGGCCGAACTCCGGCCGGGACAGACCCTTTGGGGCTGGCCGCACTGCGTCCAGGACGACAAGCTCACGCAGCTGGCCATCGACCGGAAGCTGACCCTCATCGCTTTCGAAGCGATGAACCATTGGCGCGGTGATGGTTCTTTCGGTCTGCACGTCTTCCACAAGAACAACGAACTGGCCGGCTATTCCTCGGTGCTGCACGCGCTTCAGCTGATCGGTTCGACGGGCGACTACGGCCGCCGTCTCCGCGCCGTTGTGATCGGCTTCGGTGCCACAGCGCGTGGTTCGGTGACGGCGTTGAACGCGCACGGGATCCACGACGTGCACGTCCTCACCCATCGCGGCGTCACCGCGGTCGGGTCGCCGATCCACTCGGCGAACATCGTGCATCTCGACCACGATCTGAAGGGCCCGGCGGACCTCCGCCGCAGTCACGCGATCACCGAGGACGGACGCGTGCCACTGGCGGAGTTCCTCGCCGGACACGACGTCGTCGTCAACTGTGTGCTGCAGGACCCGAAGGCGCCGTTGACGTTCCTCGTGGAGGAAGACCTCGCCGTGTTCCGGCACGGGAGCCTCGTCGTCGACGTTTCCTGTGACGAGGCAATGGGTTTCAGCTGGGCCAAGCCGACGACGTTCACGGAGCCGACCTTCCAGGTCCGCGGCGTCACCTACTACGCCGTCGACCACAGCCCGTCCTACCTCTGGGACTCGGCGACCTGGGAGATCAGCGGCGCCCTGCTGCCGCATCTGGAGCGAGTGCTGGCGGGGCGCACCGCGTGGGCCGCCGACCCGACGCTCGACCGGGCGATCGAGATCAGCGAAGGCACGATCCGGAATCCCGACATCCTGGCCTTCCAGCACCGCTCGCCGGAGTATCCGCACGCGCATCGGTGA
- a CDS encoding DUF5994 family protein produces the protein MTTVSHRNTVAPPKHVARLRLKPKASATGHVDGAWWPASRDLAAELPFLLVVLAVQLEHVERVTYNLTAWPSTPRRLVVESGDVRLEGFRSQHPATVTVIGTAGRRRLTLLVVPPETEPDLAHRLLMTAAHRESVDGIDTLLTGE, from the coding sequence ATGACGACGGTCTCGCACAGGAACACCGTTGCCCCTCCGAAACATGTCGCCCGCCTGCGCCTGAAGCCCAAAGCGTCCGCGACCGGTCACGTCGACGGCGCGTGGTGGCCCGCCTCCCGTGACCTCGCCGCAGAACTGCCGTTCCTGCTGGTGGTATTGGCCGTCCAGCTGGAACACGTCGAGCGGGTGACCTACAACCTCACGGCCTGGCCGTCCACTCCCCGGCGGCTCGTCGTCGAAAGCGGGGACGTCCGGCTCGAAGGGTTCCGCTCGCAACACCCCGCCACCGTGACGGTGATCGGCACCGCGGGCAGGCGGCGGCTGACCCTGCTGGTCGTCCCTCCGGAGACCGAACCGGACCTCGCGCACCGCCTGCTGATGACCGCGGCGCACCGGGAGAGCGTCGACGGCATCGACACGCTGCTCACCGGCGAATGA
- a CDS encoding NAD(P)H-binding protein: MIVVTGATGNVGRLLVENLVAAGEEVTAVSRRISPSDLPEGVRTVRADLARTEGLKEVFAGADRVFLLTSGEFLAAGGDVAEVVTAAGDAEIVLLSSQGVATGRHAPAFEETVKAMSPKWTVLQPGGFASNAFQWAPAIRADRVVAAPFGDVALPVIDPADIADVAATVLREPGHHGRTYVLTGPEPISPRRQAADLGDALGEPLRFAELSEDEARAAMSEFMPPVVVEATLSILGGPTEEERRVSPDVEKVLGRPGRTFAEWAARNAVAFK; this comes from the coding sequence ATGATCGTGGTGACCGGAGCGACCGGGAACGTAGGACGGCTGCTGGTGGAAAACCTTGTCGCCGCAGGGGAGGAAGTGACGGCGGTGTCGCGCCGGATCTCGCCGTCGGACCTGCCGGAGGGGGTGCGGACCGTGCGGGCCGACCTCGCCCGTACCGAAGGACTGAAGGAGGTCTTCGCCGGAGCGGACCGGGTTTTCCTGCTGACGTCGGGAGAATTCCTGGCGGCGGGCGGAGACGTCGCGGAGGTCGTCACGGCGGCGGGTGACGCCGAGATCGTCCTCCTGTCCTCCCAAGGGGTCGCGACCGGACGGCACGCGCCCGCGTTCGAGGAGACGGTCAAAGCGATGAGTCCGAAGTGGACAGTACTGCAGCCGGGAGGCTTCGCGTCGAACGCTTTCCAGTGGGCACCGGCCATCCGGGCCGATCGGGTCGTCGCCGCGCCGTTCGGCGACGTCGCGCTGCCCGTCATCGACCCGGCGGACATCGCCGACGTCGCGGCGACCGTGCTGCGGGAACCCGGCCACCACGGCCGGACCTACGTGCTCACCGGACCCGAGCCGATCTCGCCGCGGCGGCAGGCGGCGGATCTCGGCGACGCGCTCGGCGAACCGCTGCGATTCGCCGAACTGAGCGAAGACGAAGCACGTGCCGCGATGTCGGAGTTCATGCCGCCGGTGGTCGTGGAGGCCACGCTCTCGATCCTCGGCGGTCCGACAGAGGAAGAGCGGCGGGTCAGCCCCGACGTCGAGAAGGTGCTCGGACGACCGGGGCGGACCTTCGCCGAATGGGCGGCGCGGAACGCGGTGGCGTTCAAATGA
- a CDS encoding CaiB/BaiF CoA transferase family protein: MPETALGPLRVLDFSRVLAGPFATMLLADLGATVIKVERPGTGDDTRSWGPPYDAAGQATYFQSVNRNKTSVALDLGDPGDLAKARALALEADVVVENFRPGVMERLGLGPEVLLAANPGLVLCSVTGFGSGGGAALPGYDLLIQAVGGLMSITGDPAGEPQKVGVALVDVLAGLFASVGILAALRHRDRTGQGQRVEIDLLSSLLAALVNQGSAYTSGGTVPARMGNRHPSIAPYELVPCADHELALAVGNDRQFAALCEVIGLPELAGETRFATNPARVEHRAELRTLLEDHLGRRPAAEWAAELSAAGVPAGEVNDIAGAFALAERLGLNPMVDLPRPDGTSVRLTRNPIGLSATPARYETAPPDDPGQLTLPLPGWS, translated from the coding sequence ATGCCCGAAACCGCACTCGGCCCGCTGCGCGTCCTCGACTTCTCGCGGGTGCTCGCCGGCCCGTTCGCCACCATGCTGCTGGCCGACCTCGGCGCGACGGTGATCAAGGTCGAGCGGCCGGGCACCGGCGACGACACCCGCAGCTGGGGACCGCCCTACGACGCCGCCGGCCAGGCGACGTACTTCCAGTCGGTGAACCGGAACAAGACGAGCGTGGCGCTGGACCTCGGCGATCCGGGCGATCTCGCCAAGGCCCGCGCGCTCGCGCTGGAGGCCGACGTCGTGGTCGAGAACTTCCGTCCCGGCGTGATGGAGCGGCTCGGTCTCGGCCCAGAGGTCCTGCTGGCGGCGAATCCCGGCCTCGTCCTGTGCTCCGTCACGGGTTTCGGTTCCGGCGGCGGCGCCGCGCTGCCGGGTTACGACCTGCTCATCCAGGCCGTCGGCGGGCTGATGAGCATCACCGGCGACCCGGCGGGCGAGCCGCAGAAGGTCGGCGTCGCCCTCGTCGACGTCCTGGCCGGGCTGTTCGCGAGCGTCGGCATCCTCGCCGCATTGCGCCATCGCGACCGGACCGGGCAGGGGCAGCGGGTCGAGATCGACCTTCTCTCCAGCCTGCTCGCCGCGCTGGTCAACCAGGGCAGCGCCTACACCTCCGGCGGGACGGTCCCGGCGCGGATGGGCAACCGGCATCCCAGCATCGCGCCCTACGAACTCGTCCCCTGCGCCGACCACGAACTCGCGCTCGCCGTCGGCAACGACCGGCAATTCGCGGCGTTGTGCGAGGTCATCGGGCTGCCGGAGCTCGCGGGCGAAACCCGGTTCGCGACCAATCCGGCGCGGGTCGAACACCGGGCCGAACTCCGCACGCTGCTCGAAGACCACCTCGGCCGGCGTCCGGCGGCCGAGTGGGCGGCGGAGTTGAGCGCGGCCGGGGTGCCCGCCGGGGAGGTCAACGACATCGCGGGCGCGTTCGCGCTGGCCGAACGGCTCGGGCTGAACCCGATGGTGGACCTCCCACGGCCCGACGGCACCTCGGTGCGGCTGACCCGCAACCCGATCGGGCTGTCGGCGACGCCGGCGCGCTACGAGACCGCGCCGCCGGACGACCCCGGGCAACTCACCCTTCCGTTGCCCGGCTGGAGCTGA
- a CDS encoding FAD-dependent monooxygenase: MTNRTVLISGASIAGPALAFWLSRQGYAVTVVERSRELRGGGQAVDFKGATHRFVLERMGILEEIRRHQTGGLDQTIVDAEGRPLAVLPGEFTGGDVEIRRGDLARILHERTERDCEYVFGDSIASLTETADGVDVTFERGAPRRFDLVFGADGIHSTVRRLAFGPEADYVEHLGHYYALVETDEADGGPAVMYNEPGRMAATGGPKANAFFVFASPELAYDRYDIGQQKDILAGAFADGGWRLPELLEVVKRSDDVYLDSIARVKMDGYSTGRVALLGDAAYGNTLGGFGTGLAIVAAYVIAGELAAANGDHEPAFRRYDEKFRGYAKVARNANAGPFLAPPTNLRIKLRDQMFRRRLLLRSMLWVTDKLATDITLDEYPALARLG, from the coding sequence ATGACGAACAGGACAGTCCTCATCTCCGGCGCCAGCATCGCCGGTCCCGCCCTCGCCTTCTGGCTTTCCCGCCAGGGCTACGCGGTCACCGTCGTCGAACGGTCGCGGGAGCTCCGCGGCGGCGGACAGGCGGTCGACTTCAAGGGCGCCACCCACCGCTTCGTGCTGGAGCGGATGGGCATCCTCGAGGAAATCCGCAGGCACCAGACCGGCGGGCTCGACCAGACCATCGTCGACGCCGAGGGACGGCCGCTCGCCGTCCTGCCCGGAGAGTTCACCGGAGGCGACGTCGAGATCCGCCGCGGCGACCTGGCCCGGATCCTCCACGAACGGACCGAGCGGGACTGCGAGTACGTCTTCGGCGACTCGATCGCTTCACTGACCGAGACCGCCGACGGCGTCGACGTCACCTTCGAGCGCGGTGCCCCCAGACGCTTCGACCTCGTCTTCGGCGCCGACGGTATCCACTCCACGGTGCGACGGCTGGCGTTCGGCCCGGAAGCCGACTATGTGGAACACCTCGGTCACTACTACGCCCTGGTCGAGACCGACGAGGCCGACGGCGGTCCGGCGGTGATGTACAACGAGCCCGGCCGCATGGCGGCGACCGGCGGGCCCAAGGCGAACGCGTTCTTCGTGTTCGCCTCCCCCGAACTCGCCTACGACCGGTACGACATCGGACAGCAGAAGGACATCTTGGCCGGCGCGTTCGCCGACGGCGGCTGGCGGCTGCCGGAACTGCTGGAGGTGGTGAAGCGCTCGGACGACGTCTACCTGGATTCGATCGCCCGGGTCAAGATGGACGGCTACTCGACCGGACGCGTCGCGCTCCTCGGTGACGCGGCCTACGGCAACACCCTCGGCGGCTTCGGCACCGGGCTCGCGATCGTCGCCGCGTATGTCATCGCGGGCGAGCTCGCCGCGGCGAACGGCGACCATGAGCCTGCCTTCCGCCGCTACGACGAGAAGTTCCGCGGCTACGCCAAGGTGGCCCGCAACGCCAACGCCGGCCCGTTCCTCGCGCCGCCGACGAACCTGCGGATCAAGCTGCGCGACCAGATGTTCCGGCGGCGGCTTCTGCTGCGCTCGATGCTGTGGGTGACCGACAAGCTGGCCACCGACATCACGCTCGACGAGTACCCCGCGCTCGCCAGGCTGGGCTGA
- a CDS encoding RNA polymerase sigma factor has protein sequence MTTSERTEPLAAGETMLDDATLVARARDGEIRAYEQLVLRFQGPMYRLALRMLGNKGDAEDVVQEVFLVAWRRLDQLQEDAAFVGWLYRMTTNRCLNVIRARKPVADVELDQQESAGSVGRPDRAAETSAQMAALTGALDQLTAEQRACWLLREVHGRSYEEIAKAIGATTTAVRGRIARARAQLAEVMAPWR, from the coding sequence ATGACGACCTCGGAGAGAACCGAACCGCTCGCGGCCGGCGAAACCATGCTGGACGACGCGACGCTGGTCGCGCGCGCCCGCGACGGTGAGATCCGCGCGTACGAGCAGCTCGTCCTGCGGTTCCAAGGGCCGATGTACCGGCTGGCGCTGCGGATGCTCGGGAACAAAGGGGACGCCGAGGACGTCGTCCAGGAGGTGTTCCTCGTCGCCTGGCGAAGGCTCGACCAGCTGCAGGAGGACGCGGCGTTCGTCGGCTGGCTCTACCGGATGACCACCAACCGGTGCCTGAACGTGATCCGCGCCAGGAAGCCGGTGGCCGACGTCGAGCTGGATCAGCAGGAGTCCGCCGGTTCGGTGGGACGGCCGGACCGCGCGGCGGAGACGAGCGCGCAGATGGCGGCCCTGACCGGGGCCTTGGACCAGCTGACCGCCGAGCAACGGGCCTGCTGGCTGTTGCGCGAGGTCCACGGGCGCTCCTACGAGGAGATCGCGAAGGCGATCGGGGCGACCACCACCGCGGTGCGCGGACGCATCGCGCGAGCACGAGCACAGTTGGCGGAGGTGATGGCGCCATGGCGATGA